The proteins below come from a single Miscanthus floridulus cultivar M001 chromosome 1, ASM1932011v1, whole genome shotgun sequence genomic window:
- the LOC136542253 gene encoding 3-oxoacyl-[acyl-carrier-protein] synthase II, chloroplastic-like encodes MAAAVAPPLCTWLVAACLSAACGDGEKEKQRRHRGGGVGGLFGSRCRLGSGRRGGARSGMAMSVALHPERTVVENKKPDMKQRRVVVTGMGVVTPLGHDPDEFYNNLLRGISGISEIEAFDCSHYPTRIAGEIKSFSTDGWVAPKLAKRMDKFMQYLITAGKKALENAGITEEVMNELEKSRCGVLIGSAMGGMKVFSDAIEALRVSYKKMNPFCVPFATTNMGSAILAMDLGWMGPNYSISTACATSNFCILNAANHIRRGEADLMLCGGSDAPIIPIGLGGFVACRALSQRNSDPAKASRPWDVDRDGFVMGEGSGVLVLEELEHAKQRGAEIYAEFLGGSFTCDAYHMTEPHPEGKGVILCIENALADSGVTKEDINYINAHATSTQMGDLKEFEALNHCFGQNPQIRVNSTKSMTGHLLGAAGGIEAVAAIQAIRTGWVHPNVNLDNPEKNVDVSMLVGPQKERCDVRVALSNSFGFGGHNSSILFAPFK; translated from the exons ATGGCGGCGGCCGTGGCGCCGCCGCTCTGCACCTGGCTCGTCGCCGCCTGCCTCTCCGCGGCCTGCGGCGATGGCGAGAAGGAGAAGCAACGCAGgcaccgcggcggcggcgtcgggggtCTCTTCGGCTCGCGCTGCCGCCTCGGCTCTGGGCGCCGCGGCGGGGCGCGCTCTG GAATGGCCATGTCAGTTGCCTTGCATCCTGAAAGGACAGTTGTGGAGAATAAGAAACCTGATATGAAACAAAGGAGAGTGGTTGTCACTGGCATGGGCGTAGTGACGCCACTAGGCCATGATCCTGATGAATTCTACAATAACCTTTTAAGGGGTATCAGTGGAATAAGCGAGATAGAGGCATTTGATTGCTCTCACTATCCCACG AGAATCGCTGGAGAAATCAAATCGTTTTCGACAGATGGTTGGGTTGCACCAAAGCTAGCTAAACGAATGGACAAATTTATGCAATATTTGATAACGGCTGGAAAGAAAGCATTGGAGAATGCTGGAATCACTGAAGAAGTCATGAATGAGTTGGAAAAATCAAGATGTGGAGTCCTCATTGGGTCTGCCATGGGTGGCATGAAG GTTTTCAGTGATGCGATTGAAGCTTTGAGGGTTTCCTACAAGAAGATGAACCCATTTTGTGTACCTTTTGCAACTACAAACATGGGTTCTGCGATACTTGCTATGGATCTG GGTTGGATGGGCCCAAATTACTCTATCTCTACTGCTTGTGCTACTAGCAACTTCTGCATTCTGAATGCAGCTAATCATATCAGGAGAGGGGAAGCT GATTTAATGCTTTGTGGTGGTTCTGATGCACCAATCATCCCTATTG GATTGGGAGGTTTTGTGGCCTGCAGAGCTCTTTCACAGAGAAACAGTGATCCAGCAAAAGCTTCTCGACCTTGGGATGTG GATCGGGATGGATTTGTTATGGGAGAAGGGTCTGGTGTGCTTGTTTTGGAAGAACTTGAGCATGCAAAG CAAAGAGGTGCAGAAATATATGCTGAATTTCTAGGAGGAAGTTTCACATGTGATGCATACCATATGACAGAGCCTCATCCTGAAG GGAAAGGGGTTATTCTTTGTATTGAAAACGCATTAGCAGATTCTGGAGTAACAAAGGAGGACATCAACTATATAAATGCTCATGCAACATCTACACAGATGGGTGATTTGAAGGAATTTGAAGCTCTCAACCATTGTTTTGGCCAGAATCCTCAG ATACGAGTGAACTCAACGAAGTCGATGACAGGCCATCTGCTAGGTGCTGCCGGTGGAATAGAAGCTGTTGCCGCTATACAA GCTATAAGGACAGGTTGGGTGCATCCAAATGTCAATTTGGATAATCCAGAGAAAAATGTG GATGTCAGCATGCTGGTGGGTCCACAGAAGGAGAGATGTGATGTGAGGGTGGCACTGTCGAACTCATTTGGATTTGGTGGGCACAACTCATCGATTTTATTTGCACCATTCAAGTGA